The Lewinella sp. 4G2 nucleotide sequence GCCCGGGATCGCTGGTAAAGCCGGTTACACTAAATAAAAGCCACGTTACTCTGACTAGTCCAGGATTACTAGTGCTAGGGATGATTGATACGGCATTATCAGCGATACTAGCTTCGTAAGAAGACAGCATCAGTACCGATGGGTCGTATTCAAGATTAAACTGCATACCCTTCACGGCGACAAAATTTTCGCCGATGAAGTCCATACAAACCGTTTCTCCGACTTGTCCTTCGACGTCCGTCAGGGACACGCTGAGGTCTTGTGCCTGCAGGGCGGGGGCAAGCATGGCTAGCAACCCGCTGAGGAGCAAGGTGTAGAATAGTTTCATCAGTTGTTAGTTAGTGAGATTACTTCAGTAAAGTTGCCAGGGCGAGAAAGGTCCACGGGCTTCTACCGCAGCACTTTGCGGACGAATCTTTCTCTTTCGGTTGTCAGTTGGATAACGTAAGTTCCGAACCTTGGGAATTGGGCAAAGCTAAGGGGGATATCCAGTACGCCAGGTTGAACTTCTATAGTCGACTTAGTAATGACTCGGCCCTGACTATCAATAATCTCCAATTCCCCCCGGGTAGCGTAATTGAGGTCTACACGTAAAATGGAATTTTGTGTAAGGGGATTAGGGCTGACGGTAAAGCGATCATCCTGCATACCTGTTTCATCAGTGCTTGTGGTACAGGAAACGCACGGCCCCCCACAGTCAATTCCTGTTTCCTCACCGTTCATGATGCCATCATTGCAGGTAGGCGCAACAGGGTTGCAATTCTGATTAATACTGCCCGGTGAACTCCCAGCTTCCACTACGACTCCTAAAATGTCGAAAGCCCGTAGGGTAACGTCCGGTTCAAAAAAGGTAATGGGTGTAGCTGCCGTATCCAGCACGTTAAAGCAGAACTCAAAAGCAGCTTCATTGGGTGGAAACGTTAGCCCGGTAAGGTCGGGATCGTTCCAGGATGCACTTACTAGTCCGGGGCCAGGGCTTAGTACGGTACTACCCGCCTCAAGCCGAGCATTAGCGGCGGTGAAGCGGGTATAGGCAAGCCGTGTTGAGTCGAAAGCCAATCGAAATTGGATGCCAGCGAGAGCGTCGAACTGCCCGATAAAGGTTGGTACGCAGACCTCTACGCCAGCGTCGGAACACACGTCACCAATACACACCTGAACCTGATCCGTATTGGCACCACATAGCGTATCAACCGTTCCCTGAGCGTATCCAGAGAAGGTCAACAGCGTAGCGAGTACACAAAGCAATGTCGTGATTTGAACTTTCATCGGTGGTGTTTGAGATGTAGAAGGTATGCGAA carries:
- a CDS encoding T9SS type A sorting domain-containing protein, which codes for MKVQITTLLCVLATLLTFSGYAQGTVDTLCGANTDQVQVCIGDVCSDAGVEVCVPTFIGQFDALAGIQFRLAFDSTRLAYTRFTAANARLEAGSTVLSPGPGLVSASWNDPDLTGLTFPPNEAAFEFCFNVLDTAATPITFFEPDVTLRAFDILGVVVEAGSSPGSINQNCNPVAPTCNDGIMNGEETGIDCGGPCVSCTTSTDETGMQDDRFTVSPNPLTQNSILRVDLNYATRGELEIIDSQGRVITKSTIEVQPGVLDIPLSFAQFPRFGTYVIQLTTERERFVRKVLR